From the genome of Catenulispora sp. MAP5-51, one region includes:
- a CDS encoding AAA family ATPase, which yields MERESQLAEMVRCVNEGGRLVLLSGEAGVGKSALLEATRRDLGAVRWSWSACDGLFIPQPLTPLFDLAEQLGGDLLERCEAGAEREELFRALLHELGSTGVPDVVVVEDVHWADEATLDLLRFLGRRLRGAPVTVIASIRDDETAGDALRVALGDLAAQPTTCRIRLEPLSADAVRTLTEGSGFAADDVFRLTAGNPFYVTELLQAEGPGVPASARDVALARAVRLDPSAREALETAALIGAGVELSLLTALSSAAGLDGLLTSALLVADGIRLRFRHEIVRLAVAEAVPPHRSFLIHRRVLEALHAQGCDDDARLAHLAEGAGDADAVLRHAPAAARRASQLGAHHEAAAQFARTLRFAGAAARDRRAELSEDFADELALLDRFAEAEDAARQALAMRREIGDRLGEGADLARLARIAASLCRGRDAAEQTRAALAVLEPLGPTAELARAYATLAHQCLLGTDYESAIRWARRARQLAERFDATDVLSGALNTEAAGAAGLGREWTGLMQRALEVALAGRHQDQAGRAYANLAGISEGRLRFADAERCLHEGIAYCDEHDITAYATFLRGDLAHVLERTGRWDEAVATAHRILSEAGTSPVGRQCALVRLGVIRARRGESGFWPVLDEAAATADHQGEPPYQVAARLARAEANWLAGHPSKARREAESAARPGAGCTAAERGAVAVWLRRTGSRQTVRGELAEPYQRMIDGDATGAATLWTELGCPYEAGLALLDSGEEELLHQAYRIFTELGADATAQLTRRALRRLGARFVPTGPRPTTRAHPLGLTRRQHDVLGLLADGCTNAQIAERLFISAKTVDHHVSAILAKLQAPDRATAGRIARLGVPGFGVSSRPVR from the coding sequence GTGGAGCGGGAGTCCCAGCTCGCCGAGATGGTCCGGTGCGTGAACGAGGGCGGCCGGCTGGTGTTGCTGTCCGGCGAGGCCGGGGTGGGCAAGTCGGCACTGCTGGAAGCGACACGCCGGGACCTGGGAGCCGTGCGGTGGTCATGGAGCGCCTGTGACGGGTTGTTCATCCCGCAACCGCTGACTCCTCTGTTCGACCTGGCCGAGCAGCTCGGCGGCGATCTACTGGAGCGCTGCGAGGCCGGGGCCGAGCGGGAGGAGCTCTTCCGCGCGCTGTTGCACGAGCTGGGTTCGACGGGCGTGCCAGACGTGGTGGTGGTCGAGGACGTGCACTGGGCCGACGAGGCCACCCTGGACCTCCTGCGATTCCTGGGACGTCGGCTGCGGGGCGCGCCGGTGACCGTGATCGCCAGTATCCGAGACGACGAGACCGCCGGCGACGCGCTGCGGGTCGCCCTGGGCGACCTGGCGGCCCAGCCCACGACCTGCCGCATCCGCCTGGAGCCGCTGTCGGCGGACGCCGTCCGGACCCTCACCGAAGGCAGCGGCTTCGCAGCCGATGACGTGTTCCGGCTGACCGCCGGCAATCCCTTCTACGTGACGGAACTCCTGCAGGCGGAAGGACCAGGCGTGCCGGCGTCGGCGCGCGACGTGGCCCTCGCCCGGGCCGTCCGGCTGGATCCGTCAGCTCGCGAAGCCCTCGAGACCGCCGCGCTGATCGGCGCGGGGGTCGAGCTGTCGCTGCTGACGGCGCTGAGCAGCGCAGCAGGGCTCGACGGCCTCCTGACGTCCGCGCTGCTGGTCGCGGACGGGATCCGGCTGCGCTTTCGGCACGAAATCGTCCGGCTCGCGGTCGCCGAGGCCGTCCCGCCACATCGCAGCTTCCTGATCCACCGGCGGGTCCTGGAGGCGCTGCACGCGCAGGGCTGCGATGACGACGCTCGCCTGGCGCACCTCGCCGAGGGCGCGGGAGACGCGGACGCGGTCCTGCGGCATGCCCCGGCCGCCGCGCGCCGAGCCAGCCAGCTCGGCGCGCACCACGAGGCGGCCGCCCAGTTCGCCCGGACGCTGCGGTTCGCTGGTGCCGCCGCCCGGGACCGGCGCGCTGAGCTTTCCGAGGATTTCGCCGACGAGCTGGCCCTGCTCGATCGTTTCGCAGAGGCCGAGGACGCCGCACGGCAGGCGCTCGCGATGCGGCGCGAGATCGGCGATCGGCTGGGTGAAGGTGCGGACCTGGCCCGGTTGGCGCGGATCGCTGCGAGTCTGTGCCGGGGACGGGACGCCGCCGAACAGACGCGCGCCGCTCTCGCGGTGCTCGAACCGCTCGGGCCGACCGCGGAGCTCGCGCGGGCCTACGCGACGCTGGCGCATCAGTGTCTGCTCGGCACGGATTACGAATCGGCGATCCGGTGGGCCCGGCGGGCTCGGCAGCTGGCCGAGCGGTTCGACGCCACGGACGTGCTGAGCGGGGCGCTGAACACGGAAGCGGCCGGGGCCGCCGGTCTGGGGCGGGAGTGGACGGGGTTGATGCAGCGTGCGCTGGAGGTCGCGCTGGCCGGTCGGCATCAGGATCAAGCGGGTCGCGCCTATGCCAACCTGGCCGGGATCAGCGAAGGACGGCTCCGGTTCGCCGACGCCGAGCGCTGCCTGCACGAGGGGATCGCGTACTGCGACGAGCACGACATCACCGCCTATGCGACTTTTCTGCGCGGCGACCTAGCGCACGTGCTCGAGCGGACCGGGCGGTGGGACGAGGCCGTGGCGACGGCGCACCGGATCCTGAGCGAGGCCGGAACGTCGCCGGTCGGCCGGCAGTGCGCGCTGGTCAGGCTGGGCGTCATCCGGGCGCGGCGCGGCGAATCAGGGTTCTGGCCTGTCCTGGACGAGGCGGCGGCGACCGCCGACCACCAGGGCGAGCCGCCGTACCAGGTCGCGGCCCGCCTGGCGCGGGCCGAGGCGAACTGGCTGGCCGGGCACCCCTCGAAGGCGAGGCGCGAGGCGGAGTCCGCGGCCAGACCCGGGGCGGGCTGCACGGCTGCGGAGCGTGGCGCGGTCGCCGTCTGGCTGCGTCGCACCGGTTCACGACAGACTGTCCGCGGTGAACTGGCCGAGCCGTACCAGCGGATGATCGACGGCGACGCGACCGGGGCTGCGACGCTCTGGACCGAGCTGGGCTGTCCCTACGAGGCCGGTCTGGCTCTCCTCGACTCTGGCGAGGAAGAGCTGCTCCATCAGGCGTACCGGATCTTCACCGAGCTCGGTGCCGACGCCACCGCGCAGCTGACGCGGCGCGCGCTTCGGCGTCTGGGGGCCCGGTTCGTCCCGACCGGGCCGCGGCCCACCACGCGTGCGCATCCGCTGGGCCTGACGCGCCGGCAGCACGACGTGCTGGGGCTGCTCGCCGACGGTTGCACCAACGCCCAGATCGCGGAACGGCTGTTCATCTCCGCGAAGACCGTGGACCACCACGTCTCGGCCATCCTCGCCAAGTTGCAGGCTCCCGATCGGGCCACCGCCGGGCGGATCGCGCGGTTGGGGGTTCCAGGGTTCGGCGTGAGCAGCCGTCCGGTCCGGTGA
- a CDS encoding universal stress protein, which yields MNSTVVVGYDQTPHSDVALAEAAREAAMRGADLNVVTAFQRPVVPGSSVPPADSQDAARKTAEAVAQHGADSVAKRRPGLRVRPYALVGSAGKLLAQAAHGAELLVVGSRGKGGFSDLQVGSTAMRTVADACCPVLVVRGETDADHSRVVAAVDIDEPCEAVLEFAFLEASRRQARLTVIHVWDEPWILAYGQQDPGIADDIAAIEREREDRLSALIHSAQRRHPEVQPFHQVATGSAGRLLIEASHRADVLVTGARRHGEGHGMQIGPVTHTVLHYSACPVAVVPLS from the coding sequence ATGAACAGCACCGTCGTCGTCGGCTACGACCAGACCCCGCACAGCGACGTCGCGCTGGCCGAGGCGGCCCGTGAGGCGGCGATGCGCGGCGCGGACCTGAACGTCGTCACCGCCTTCCAGCGGCCGGTGGTTCCCGGTTCGTCCGTGCCGCCGGCGGACTCGCAGGACGCCGCGCGCAAGACCGCCGAGGCCGTCGCGCAGCACGGGGCCGACAGCGTCGCCAAGCGTCGTCCCGGGCTCCGGGTGAGGCCCTACGCCCTGGTGGGTTCGGCCGGCAAGCTCCTGGCGCAGGCCGCCCACGGTGCCGAACTGCTGGTCGTCGGCAGTCGTGGCAAGGGCGGCTTCAGTGATCTGCAAGTGGGCTCGACCGCGATGCGTACCGTGGCCGACGCCTGCTGCCCGGTGCTGGTGGTCCGCGGCGAGACCGACGCCGACCACTCCCGGGTCGTGGCGGCGGTGGACATCGACGAACCCTGCGAAGCCGTCCTGGAGTTCGCGTTCCTGGAGGCTTCCCGCCGCCAGGCCCGGCTCACCGTGATCCACGTCTGGGACGAGCCCTGGATCCTGGCCTACGGCCAGCAGGACCCGGGCATCGCCGACGACATCGCGGCCATCGAGCGCGAACGCGAGGACCGGCTGTCCGCGCTCATCCACTCCGCCCAGCGCCGGCACCCCGAGGTCCAGCCGTTCCACCAGGTCGCCACCGGCTCGGCCGGTCGGCTCCTGATCGAGGCCTCGCACCGGGCCGACGTGCTCGTCACCGGTGCCCGGCGGCACGGCGAAGGCCACGGGATGCAGATCGGCCCGGTCACGCACACGGTGCTGCATTACTCCGCGTGCCCGGTCGCCGTGGTGCCGTTGAGCTGA
- a CDS encoding GlsB/YeaQ/YmgE family stress response membrane protein, translating to MPGGRHCEIVGALLGGWLAATVFHVNGTQGSFNLSTWLGAIGGAVVLLVPSRLVTDRYAVRH from the coding sequence TTGCCCGGAGGTCGACACTGCGAAATCGTCGGCGCGCTGCTCGGTGGATGGCTTGCTGCCACCGTGTTCCACGTCAACGGCACCCAGGGCTCCTTCAACCTCTCGACGTGGCTCGGCGCGATCGGTGGTGCCGTCGTCCTGCTGGTGCCCTCGCGCCTTGTCACCGACCGGTACGCCGTGCGCCACTGA
- a CDS encoding DUF3592 domain-containing protein — MFDQHRLLKHGATAQGVVTSHKEIAHDQFGGELDYSIHVHVRYEDGTETEIVHRWTKRARVGVLRVGDKVPVRYDPADHSKAVIDMPALEAVHAQKIAEAEATLKRYEQERIAKAQAEIAAQNEAKHKHRH, encoded by the coding sequence ATGTTCGATCAGCATCGCCTTCTCAAGCACGGCGCCACGGCCCAAGGGGTGGTCACGAGCCACAAGGAGATCGCCCACGACCAGTTCGGCGGCGAGCTCGACTACTCGATACACGTTCACGTCAGGTACGAGGACGGCACCGAGACCGAGATCGTCCACCGGTGGACCAAGCGGGCGAGAGTCGGCGTCCTTCGTGTCGGTGACAAGGTGCCGGTCCGGTACGACCCCGCCGACCATTCCAAGGCGGTCATCGACATGCCCGCTCTCGAAGCCGTGCACGCCCAGAAGATCGCCGAAGCCGAAGCGACGCTGAAACGGTACGAGCAGGAGCGGATCGCCAAGGCGCAGGCCGAGATCGCCGCGCAGAACGAGGCCAAACACAAGCACCGACACTGA